A genomic stretch from Actinomadura rubteroloni includes:
- a CDS encoding B3/B4 domain-containing protein — protein sequence MAVEFRVSDHVQRDFPEFSIRLVQASGLRNREAWHEVERERKTLMDRLVEGDFVPFDEGNPEVASWHEAFRRFGTNPRRARPSLDALGRRLAKNGVLPAINPAVDAYNIVSLVYGVPAGAFDLHTLVGSVDLRPAREGDVFHPLGQPGIDENPGEGEVVYATGAQVLTRCWNHRDCDETKVTEDSTDVVFLLERISVRAVPDDRLDHAARKLVDLISPHSDDVATSFLDAGNTRASVGGR from the coding sequence ATGGCTGTTGAATTCCGCGTGTCCGATCACGTGCAGCGCGATTTCCCCGAATTCTCGATCAGGCTCGTCCAAGCGTCGGGCTTGCGCAACCGGGAGGCTTGGCACGAGGTGGAACGGGAGCGAAAGACGCTCATGGACCGTCTCGTTGAAGGAGACTTCGTTCCCTTCGACGAAGGCAATCCCGAGGTAGCGTCCTGGCACGAGGCGTTCCGTCGCTTCGGCACGAATCCGCGGCGGGCACGGCCCAGCCTGGACGCTCTCGGCCGACGTCTCGCCAAGAATGGGGTGCTGCCGGCCATCAACCCGGCCGTCGACGCATACAATATCGTCTCACTGGTATATGGCGTACCAGCAGGCGCCTTCGACCTGCACACCCTGGTGGGATCTGTCGATCTGCGCCCGGCCCGGGAAGGAGATGTTTTCCATCCGCTCGGCCAACCGGGCATCGACGAGAACCCTGGCGAAGGTGAAGTCGTTTACGCGACCGGCGCGCAGGTTCTCACCCGGTGTTGGAACCACCGTGACTGCGATGAAACGAAGGTGACGGAAGATTCGACCGATGTCGTCTTCCTGCTTGAACGGATCAGCGTCCGCGCCGTGCCGGACGACCGTCTCGATCACGCTGCGCGAAAGCTGGTCGATCTCATCAGTCCGCACAGCGACGACGTCGCTACCTCATTCCTTGACGCCGGCAACACCAGGGCGTCCGTCGGAGGTCGCTGA
- a CDS encoding helix-turn-helix domain-containing protein yields the protein MAGFGTELRRRRQALGMSLVELAQLVHYDKGYLSKIENGVKPPNIKIARACDAALDADGALVECVAGSRRADEPCRHPLAGAVETWSLQRQPGRSLLSASIRDERSDDVPALVMDLRVQAMATNTELAPYRALLALYRQMGQTHSASELIPVLWAQTQMLLDRARRASDAQRLASYDLATHFCHYISWLAHETGDMRSASWWIGQAEELALRADNADMRAYSLVRRALVTLYQDDGRATVDLARSAQTDTVVSPRVRGLAAQREAQGHALNGEYDACHRALDCAADHFASAGAAVGDEPVIGSSTVQDLATATTGWCLFDLGRPLEAAEVLGRALDQIDPGAVRSRARYAARRALAYAMAKELDQACESAGELLGSAQGLESATVRADLRDLRRSLNRWPDHPPVRDLLPRIAAALHVKDIV from the coding sequence ATGGCCGGGTTCGGGACAGAGCTGCGTCGCCGACGCCAGGCACTCGGGATGTCCCTCGTCGAGTTGGCGCAACTCGTCCATTACGACAAGGGTTATCTCAGCAAGATCGAAAACGGCGTCAAGCCGCCGAACATCAAGATCGCACGGGCCTGTGACGCGGCTCTCGACGCCGACGGCGCCCTCGTAGAGTGCGTAGCCGGTTCGCGCAGGGCCGATGAGCCCTGTCGGCACCCTCTGGCGGGGGCGGTCGAGACATGGAGTCTGCAGCGGCAGCCGGGGCGTTCCCTCCTCAGCGCGAGCATCCGCGATGAGCGTTCGGACGATGTCCCAGCGCTGGTCATGGACCTGCGCGTGCAGGCGATGGCGACCAATACCGAACTTGCGCCGTACCGTGCGCTTCTCGCCCTCTACCGCCAGATGGGCCAGACGCACAGTGCTTCGGAACTCATCCCCGTGCTGTGGGCGCAGACGCAGATGCTGCTCGATCGGGCCAGACGGGCATCCGACGCTCAGCGTCTCGCTTCGTACGATCTCGCCACGCACTTCTGTCACTACATCAGTTGGCTGGCACACGAGACGGGCGACATGCGCTCCGCCTCGTGGTGGATCGGGCAGGCCGAAGAGCTCGCGCTTCGCGCCGACAATGCCGATATGAGGGCATACTCCCTTGTCCGGCGCGCGCTCGTCACGCTTTACCAGGATGATGGCCGTGCCACGGTCGATCTCGCTCGTTCGGCGCAGACCGACACCGTCGTCAGCCCGCGAGTTCGCGGTCTTGCGGCGCAGCGCGAGGCGCAGGGCCACGCGCTGAACGGTGAGTACGACGCGTGCCACCGCGCGCTCGATTGTGCGGCGGACCATTTCGCCTCCGCCGGAGCCGCCGTCGGGGACGAACCGGTGATCGGATCGAGCACGGTCCAGGACCTCGCCACCGCAACGACCGGCTGGTGCTTGTTCGACCTTGGCCGTCCGTTGGAGGCCGCCGAGGTCCTGGGCCGTGCCCTCGACCAGATCGACCCGGGCGCCGTGCGCAGTCGCGCGAGGTACGCGGCCAGGCGTGCCCTGGCGTACGCCATGGCCAAAGAACTCGATCAGGCCTGCGAGTCCGCCGGAGAGCTTCTCGGCTCGGCGCAGGGACTCGAGTCGGCAACGGTCCGCGCCGACCTTCGTGACCTGCGCCGATCTCTCAACCGGTGGCCGGACCACCCGCCGGTCCGTGATCTCCTCCCGCGGATCGCCGCGGCGCTCCATGTGAAGGACATCGTCTGA
- a CDS encoding histone deacetylase family protein translates to MITIYSMAHRLHDPSWEVLDGERVAHLEKPGRAEAVVDRIRELSLGPIRPPEKSPKALIERVHSSEMVSFLAKASTLWQASGRTGEATPYVWRQPRATGRPSHVDGLIGSFATDLATPITSTTWEAVLESAATAVSGAHLLLAGEPFAFALCRPPGHHAGRDFYGGYCYLNNAALAAELLCDHGQVAIIDIDYHHGNGTQDIFYHRNDVAYVSVHADPATTFPYYSGYPSERGEGQGFGANRNITIPAQAANQVWLNALENAVVFTRRHRPRFLVISIGLDTCAADPLGQLTLRSVDYARIGELIGREGVPTLYVLEGGYEKHGTAASLANVILSHQETL, encoded by the coding sequence ATGATCACTATCTATTCGATGGCGCACCGCTTGCACGATCCCTCGTGGGAGGTGCTGGACGGAGAGCGGGTCGCCCACCTGGAGAAGCCCGGACGGGCAGAAGCGGTGGTCGACCGCATCAGGGAGCTGAGCCTGGGTCCGATTCGGCCGCCCGAAAAGTCACCTAAGGCCTTGATCGAACGAGTGCATAGTTCAGAAATGGTGAGCTTTCTCGCGAAAGCGTCGACCCTCTGGCAGGCGAGCGGCCGAACGGGCGAGGCGACACCGTACGTGTGGCGGCAACCCCGTGCCACTGGCCGGCCGTCTCACGTCGACGGGCTCATCGGCTCGTTCGCAACCGATCTCGCGACCCCGATCACCTCGACCACGTGGGAGGCCGTGCTGGAATCGGCGGCCACCGCCGTCAGCGGCGCACACCTGCTTTTGGCGGGCGAACCGTTCGCCTTTGCGCTCTGCCGCCCCCCGGGGCATCATGCGGGCCGCGACTTCTATGGCGGCTACTGCTACCTCAACAATGCCGCACTCGCCGCGGAGTTGCTGTGCGATCACGGCCAGGTCGCGATCATCGATATCGACTACCACCACGGCAACGGCACACAGGACATCTTCTACCACCGGAACGACGTCGCCTATGTATCCGTGCACGCCGATCCGGCAACGACTTTCCCGTATTACTCGGGTTACCCCAGCGAGCGCGGCGAAGGGCAGGGATTCGGTGCCAACCGCAACATCACCATTCCAGCCCAGGCCGCCAACCAGGTGTGGCTTAATGCGCTTGAGAACGCGGTGGTGTTCACGCGCAGGCATCGCCCGCGATTCCTCGTGATCTCGATCGGACTCGACACCTGTGCGGCCGATCCGCTCGGACAGCTCACGTTGCGGTCGGTCGACTACGCCCGGATTGGTGAGCTGATCGGCCGCGAGGGCGTTCCCACTCTCTATGTACTCGAAGGAGGATATGAAAAGCATGGCACTGCGGCCAGCCTGGCCAATGTAATCCTCAGTCATCAGGAAACTCTTTGA
- the lysS gene encoding lysine--tRNA ligase, which translates to MWFDELAENSTDPQLVNDSKTPSGPVHVGSLRGVLIHDAVFRALRDRGIPARYTFGVDDYDPLDELPPVGAEELRPHLGKPLCDVPPPAGSPFADLAEHHISGFFDVFAELGVAAETYRVRDLYRSGTFDVEIDAILRNSSTVRRVYREVAGARRDDDWFPFQVICERCGRVGTTRVDGFTGDKVSYQCVPDLVTWATGCGNRGKVSPFSGRGKLPWKLEWVAKWNRFDITIEGAGKDHNTKGGSRSVAVRCLQEIFGKEPPVNIPYEFFLVKGAKMSSSRGVGVSARKMADLLAPELLRFLMVRSLPRRPVDFAPEYEKIVRLYDDFDRARARAAKPREHPQEARLTAIAEVKGTSPVYFAPPFDVVVGLVQFPHVDPVASATRMKGEPLTELELERLAARLASARFFLEHFAAESDRLKIQRDLPAAVRDLDAAQRVFLRQLADDLGRTDWSPEAVQTQIFGTARLVPIAQPAAFAAIYIALFAKDRGPKAGNILAFLDREWVCQRFASVPDARRFDFLAASSTPIEDVETWLAERAEHIIAVSARAEFICRSATPVPGASDFVRALGVLELTVTTVDGRVHLRRCALQTTEGYGATIAREKADFLEAAGDTVSSFGALTGHSVVLRVVET; encoded by the coding sequence ATGTGGTTCGACGAGCTGGCTGAAAACTCCACAGACCCGCAATTGGTAAATGATTCCAAGACGCCATCCGGTCCGGTCCACGTAGGGTCACTGCGCGGCGTGCTCATCCATGACGCCGTGTTCCGTGCGCTCCGCGACCGAGGAATTCCGGCGCGCTACACCTTCGGCGTCGATGACTACGACCCACTCGACGAGCTCCCACCCGTCGGCGCCGAGGAGCTGCGCCCCCATCTCGGAAAGCCGCTCTGTGATGTCCCACCACCGGCGGGCTCGCCGTTCGCCGATCTCGCAGAACACCATATCAGCGGATTCTTCGATGTCTTCGCGGAACTGGGTGTGGCGGCGGAGACCTACCGGGTTCGGGACCTTTACCGGAGCGGAACGTTCGACGTCGAGATCGACGCGATCCTGAGGAACAGCAGCACGGTGCGACGCGTCTACCGCGAGGTGGCTGGTGCGCGACGCGATGACGACTGGTTCCCTTTCCAGGTGATCTGTGAGCGGTGCGGACGCGTCGGCACCACCAGGGTTGACGGGTTCACCGGCGACAAGGTCTCGTACCAGTGCGTTCCCGACCTGGTGACGTGGGCGACGGGTTGCGGCAACCGCGGCAAGGTCTCTCCCTTCTCGGGGCGCGGGAAACTACCGTGGAAGCTCGAATGGGTGGCAAAGTGGAACCGTTTCGACATTACGATCGAAGGGGCCGGTAAAGACCACAACACCAAAGGAGGATCCCGCTCGGTCGCCGTCCGGTGCCTGCAGGAAATCTTCGGCAAGGAACCTCCCGTCAATATTCCCTATGAGTTTTTCCTGGTCAAAGGCGCAAAGATGAGCTCATCGCGCGGCGTGGGCGTCTCCGCCCGCAAGATGGCCGATCTCCTCGCGCCGGAACTACTCAGGTTCCTCATGGTTCGTTCGCTTCCTCGTCGTCCGGTGGACTTCGCTCCGGAGTACGAAAAGATCGTGCGGCTTTATGACGACTTCGACAGGGCAAGGGCCCGAGCCGCGAAGCCGAGGGAGCACCCGCAGGAGGCGCGCCTGACCGCGATCGCGGAGGTCAAGGGCACGAGCCCGGTGTACTTCGCACCGCCTTTCGACGTCGTGGTGGGCCTGGTTCAGTTCCCGCACGTCGACCCGGTCGCTTCCGCCACCCGAATGAAAGGCGAACCCCTCACCGAGCTGGAATTGGAGCGGCTGGCCGCACGGCTGGCGTCGGCCCGCTTCTTTCTCGAGCATTTCGCAGCGGAGTCGGACCGGCTCAAAATTCAGCGGGATCTGCCCGCCGCCGTGAGAGACCTCGACGCGGCCCAACGCGTCTTCCTGCGCCAACTGGCCGACGACCTGGGGCGGACGGACTGGAGCCCCGAAGCGGTCCAAACACAGATCTTCGGCACGGCGCGCCTGGTCCCGATCGCCCAGCCTGCCGCGTTCGCTGCAATCTACATTGCGCTCTTCGCCAAAGACCGGGGCCCCAAGGCCGGGAACATCCTGGCGTTCCTCGACCGGGAATGGGTCTGCCAGCGCTTCGCGTCCGTGCCGGACGCCCGACGGTTCGACTTCCTGGCAGCCAGTTCGACGCCGATCGAGGATGTCGAGACGTGGCTCGCCGAGCGTGCGGAACACATCATCGCAGTGTCGGCGCGGGCTGAGTTCATCTGCCGTAGCGCGACCCCGGTTCCAGGTGCGTCCGATTTCGTCCGAGCTTTGGGCGTGCTGGAACTCACCGTGACGACCGTTGACGGCCGGGTTCATCTGCGCCGCTGTGCACTCCAGACGACCGAGGGCTACGGCGCGACGATCGCCCGGGAAAAAGCCGACTTCCTCGAGGCCGCTGGGGACACCGTCAGCTCTTTCGGTGCGCTCACCGGCCACTCGGTGGTGCTGCGCGTCGTCGAGACATGA
- a CDS encoding fatty acid desaturase family protein, which yields MPSPLHEAGRPGASDRTTPGSPFPRGYQPPSHLRPVVKAAHRTLLVRPIADALLDHVFAVALALGGALALLHLPLTIGVPSALVALVAIGRQLRALECLTHEASHYSFSRRQRLNDLLGQVLAGLPTGASLGDYRRSHRIHHTAFGTEADPDLARYRELGIERLRRHSRVLFALDVLRRLPRYQRGWLATVRSQPMVFAAPFGWAGLAVALPVAAFDGFRAGLLTACLWLLAQFTSLPVIRFLGESEEHIYAGRYTVFDTTISNIGLRNLLLKHPHNDGYHTVHHMWPAIPYYRTRRLHELLMKQDPEYAGRVVLGPPKTSSPDLPESE from the coding sequence ATGCCCTCACCATTGCACGAAGCCGGCCGGCCCGGAGCGTCCGACCGCACAACCCCGGGCAGCCCCTTTCCTCGTGGATATCAACCGCCCTCCCATCTGCGGCCGGTCGTCAAGGCGGCACATCGCACGCTCCTGGTCCGCCCGATCGCCGACGCGCTGCTCGACCATGTCTTCGCCGTGGCACTCGCTCTGGGCGGCGCACTGGCCCTCCTCCATCTCCCATTGACGATCGGCGTGCCATCGGCACTGGTCGCCCTGGTGGCGATCGGAAGGCAACTGCGCGCTCTCGAATGCCTGACGCACGAGGCATCCCATTACAGTTTCAGCCGCAGGCAACGGCTGAACGACCTTCTCGGCCAGGTCCTCGCCGGTCTGCCGACGGGGGCATCCCTAGGTGATTATCGCCGTAGCCACCGGATCCATCACACGGCGTTCGGTACCGAAGCGGACCCCGACCTGGCGCGGTACCGCGAACTCGGAATCGAGCGGCTGCGCCGGCATTCTCGGGTCCTTTTCGCGCTGGACGTACTGCGCAGGTTGCCGCGGTACCAGCGGGGGTGGCTCGCCACCGTGCGGTCGCAGCCCATGGTCTTCGCCGCGCCCTTCGGCTGGGCGGGGCTCGCGGTGGCTCTTCCCGTGGCGGCGTTCGACGGATTCCGGGCCGGGCTGCTGACCGCGTGCCTCTGGCTTTTGGCTCAGTTCACGTCGCTTCCCGTGATCCGTTTTCTCGGCGAATCCGAAGAACACATCTATGCCGGACGGTATACGGTGTTCGACACCACAATCTCCAACATCGGTCTTCGGAACCTTCTGTTGAAGCATCCTCACAACGACGGCTATCACACAGTGCATCACATGTGGCCCGCGATCCCCTACTACCGCACGCGTCGCCTTCACGAACTCCTCATGAAGCAAGATCCCGAATACGCGGGCCGAGTCGTGCTCGGTCCGCCGAAGACATCCAGCCCCGACCTCCCTGAAAGTGAATGA
- the fxsT gene encoding FxSxx-COOH system tetratricopeptide repeat protein codes for MAKVFVNFRNGDEPYAAALIFATLQARLGQDSVFRSSDSLPLGRPFEPELLDALRRCDVVLAVIGQRWLRLGDGSKRTSLNNRDDWVRKEIAYALNESKLVIPVLLEGVTRPRRDELPASIRALVSRQGIRLEHRNIVSELDRFVEKLVEHVPELANGPKVPQAAQRPGWIHSWHVPERLPYAVDRERPMSALRVRLPGKVVVQGPPGTGKTQLVIAYAHHYAADYDHVWWIDATVPELIPGALAALVRAAGVSPDPASAEVFDLLPAAVRAGGRWLIVLDGAGSPAAVARAVRAAADADVIITSVEPGWEQLGETLELGPFDRTESVELLGEPLGARLDPEDAGVVAATLHDLPLAVAQAAAYLRSSALGAHEYASLVGDRPEVLLDRGRIHDYPRTLAGSWTLALRALTPEARALVEQMACLARSLIPAGLLTRLVPDALAFDDAVQAVVGNGLATLTDRMLVCHNLFQQFVEQTLSPGHREQLRAQARASLGAQDPGDPRTPRSWSSYSVLLPHLLALGPGEDDNDGFRHLTLRTVEYLVAIGDASNARGIAERALEHWRDDATWRRAATAHLAHALFQLGEYAEAARLDQALVAEYEETGRGSSPEGLTALQNLAVDLTAAGRRKGGAAAEVRRIHERVVAERRRVLGSGHRDTLFSIHNLALDLRVGEAYDEARALDEEALGGLTNLLGADHPDTLRSAHSLALDLRATGRVHEALDLDRDTHTRRSRTLGPDHPDTLRSAHSLALDLRATGQLQQAEAVERVALTGLRAVISSRMAAEEPDPSG; via the coding sequence GTGGCGAAAGTATTTGTTAACTTCCGGAACGGGGACGAGCCCTACGCGGCGGCGCTGATCTTCGCGACACTGCAGGCAAGACTGGGTCAAGACTCCGTATTCCGGTCCAGCGACAGCCTCCCCCTCGGACGCCCGTTCGAACCAGAACTGCTGGATGCGCTGCGCCGCTGCGACGTGGTGCTCGCCGTCATCGGGCAGAGGTGGTTGCGCCTTGGAGACGGATCAAAGCGGACATCACTGAACAATCGGGACGACTGGGTCCGCAAAGAAATCGCTTACGCCCTCAACGAGTCGAAACTCGTCATCCCGGTCCTCCTTGAGGGAGTCACCCGGCCACGGCGCGACGAGCTCCCCGCCAGTATCCGCGCACTCGTCTCACGGCAGGGCATACGACTGGAACATCGGAACATCGTCAGCGAACTCGACCGTTTCGTCGAGAAGCTCGTCGAGCACGTCCCCGAGCTGGCCAACGGACCGAAGGTTCCGCAGGCCGCGCAGAGACCGGGCTGGATCCACAGCTGGCACGTACCGGAACGGCTTCCGTACGCCGTCGACCGGGAACGGCCAATGTCCGCGCTCCGGGTGCGGCTGCCGGGCAAGGTCGTCGTCCAAGGGCCGCCTGGAACCGGAAAGACCCAGCTCGTGATCGCGTATGCACACCACTACGCCGCGGACTACGACCACGTCTGGTGGATCGACGCGACGGTTCCAGAGTTGATTCCCGGCGCACTCGCCGCGCTCGTCCGCGCGGCGGGAGTGTCGCCCGATCCCGCCAGTGCGGAAGTCTTCGATCTTCTACCAGCCGCTGTCCGCGCTGGAGGCCGCTGGCTGATCGTCCTCGACGGGGCGGGCTCGCCGGCGGCGGTGGCACGAGCCGTGCGCGCCGCCGCTGACGCGGACGTGATCATTACCTCGGTGGAGCCCGGATGGGAGCAGCTCGGCGAAACGCTCGAACTCGGGCCGTTCGACCGGACCGAGTCGGTCGAATTGCTCGGCGAGCCGCTGGGCGCGCGGCTCGATCCAGAGGACGCCGGGGTCGTTGCCGCGACCCTCCACGATCTGCCCTTGGCCGTCGCGCAGGCGGCGGCCTATCTGCGTTCTTCCGCCCTGGGCGCACACGAGTACGCTTCACTGGTCGGCGACCGTCCGGAAGTCCTCCTCGACCGCGGTCGCATTCACGACTACCCCAGGACACTCGCGGGCTCGTGGACGCTCGCGCTTCGGGCGCTCACGCCGGAAGCGCGAGCGCTTGTGGAGCAGATGGCGTGCCTTGCACGCTCGCTCATTCCGGCCGGGCTGCTCACCCGGCTCGTTCCCGACGCGTTGGCATTCGACGACGCCGTCCAGGCGGTGGTCGGAAACGGCCTGGCGACACTCACGGACCGGATGCTCGTCTGCCACAACTTGTTCCAGCAGTTCGTCGAACAGACTTTGAGCCCCGGCCACAGGGAACAGCTTCGCGCCCAGGCGAGAGCGTCTCTCGGCGCACAGGACCCGGGGGACCCTCGTACACCAAGGTCCTGGAGCAGTTACAGCGTTCTTCTGCCTCACCTCCTGGCTCTAGGCCCGGGCGAGGACGACAATGACGGTTTCCGCCATCTGACCCTAAGGACCGTCGAGTACCTCGTCGCGATCGGCGATGCTTCGAACGCGCGCGGCATCGCCGAGCGAGCCCTCGAACACTGGCGCGACGATGCGACGTGGCGCCGTGCGGCTACCGCGCACTTGGCGCATGCCCTGTTCCAACTCGGTGAGTACGCCGAGGCGGCCCGCCTCGACCAGGCCTTGGTCGCGGAGTACGAGGAGACGGGCCGCGGATCGTCCCCCGAGGGGCTGACGGCGTTGCAGAACCTGGCCGTGGACCTCACCGCGGCCGGCCGCCGGAAAGGCGGTGCGGCCGCTGAGGTCCGCCGAATCCACGAACGCGTCGTCGCCGAACGACGCCGGGTGCTGGGCAGCGGCCACCGGGACACTCTGTTCTCGATCCACAACCTGGCGTTGGATTTGCGCGTGGGCGAGGCGTACGACGAGGCGCGCGCGCTCGACGAGGAAGCTCTCGGCGGCCTGACGAACCTCCTCGGAGCAGACCACCCCGACACGCTCCGCTCCGCTCACAGCCTCGCACTCGACTTGCGCGCCACCGGCCGAGTCCACGAAGCACTTGATCTCGACCGCGACACCCACACCCGCCGCTCCCGCACTCTTGGGCCCGACCACCCCGACACGCTCCGCTCCGCTCACAGCCTCGCACTCGACTTGCGCGCCACCGGCCAGCTTCAACAAGCCGAGGCTGTCGAGCGGGTGGCGCTGACGGGACTCCGCGCGGTGATCAGCTCTCGCATGGCCGCCGAAGAACCGGATCCCTCTGGCTAG
- the lysA gene encoding diaminopimelate decarboxylase: protein MTTLGRRSHFGNTFDAGIWPRGTGCTGDGAMSVAGHDLRTLAAEFGTPLFVLDHDDLIERCGEWESAFASVTDSCDIYYAGKAFLCGAVAQWINAEGLGLDVCTGGELAVALRSGFPADRMTFHGNNKSVGELRTALNSGVGKIIVDSFEEIERVAGIAAEIGVRPKIMIRLTLGVRARTHDAIATAHEDQKFGFSVADGSAGRAVEEILHRPDLHLVGVHTHIGSQIFGAEGFMLSADRAVNFLGDVQRAHGIALGELNLGGGAGIAYTADENPLPVSKLAGELVAAVTSAANRENIPMPRLAVEPGRALIGPSTLTLYEVGTVKPVTVRDAGGSFTRTYVSVDGGMSDNMRPALYGATCTSALVSRPTNAPDIMCRLVGKHCEAGDILIRDLMLPGDVQAGDLVAVAATGAYNRSMASNYNLVPRPAVVAVARDLAPRLIIRRETLDDLVSTDMTLTSECEVSDGSAVRWSSGAGPS from the coding sequence ATGACTACTCTCGGCCGTCGTTCGCACTTCGGCAACACGTTCGATGCCGGAATCTGGCCGCGCGGCACCGGCTGCACTGGCGACGGGGCGATGAGCGTCGCCGGACATGACCTGCGCACTCTCGCCGCCGAGTTCGGCACACCGCTGTTCGTCCTCGACCACGACGATCTGATCGAACGCTGCGGCGAATGGGAAAGCGCGTTCGCATCCGTCACCGACTCATGCGACATCTACTACGCGGGCAAGGCGTTCCTGTGCGGCGCCGTGGCACAGTGGATCAACGCGGAGGGCCTCGGTCTCGACGTCTGTACCGGAGGCGAGCTGGCGGTCGCCCTGCGTTCGGGTTTTCCGGCGGACCGGATGACCTTCCACGGCAACAATAAGTCGGTTGGAGAACTGCGCACCGCCCTCAACTCCGGGGTCGGTAAGATCATCGTCGACTCATTCGAGGAAATCGAACGTGTCGCAGGGATCGCCGCGGAGATCGGCGTGCGCCCCAAAATCATGATCCGGCTGACGTTGGGCGTCCGCGCACGCACACACGATGCGATCGCCACTGCACACGAGGATCAGAAGTTCGGATTTTCGGTCGCTGACGGCAGCGCAGGCCGAGCCGTCGAAGAGATTCTTCATCGTCCCGATCTCCACCTGGTCGGCGTCCATACTCACATCGGTTCGCAGATCTTCGGCGCGGAAGGCTTCATGCTGTCCGCAGATCGCGCCGTGAACTTCCTCGGCGACGTGCAGAGAGCGCACGGGATCGCACTGGGCGAACTGAATCTGGGCGGTGGAGCGGGAATCGCCTATACGGCCGACGAAAACCCGCTGCCGGTTTCCAAGCTCGCCGGAGAGCTCGTCGCGGCGGTGACCTCTGCGGCGAACCGCGAGAACATCCCCATGCCGCGCCTGGCCGTCGAGCCGGGAAGGGCGCTCATCGGGCCGAGCACCCTGACCCTTTACGAGGTCGGTACGGTCAAGCCGGTGACCGTCCGCGATGCGGGTGGTTCTTTCACACGCACCTACGTGAGCGTGGACGGCGGCATGAGCGACAACATGCGGCCCGCTCTCTACGGCGCGACGTGCACCAGCGCGCTCGTCTCGCGCCCGACGAACGCTCCGGACATCATGTGCCGCCTAGTGGGAAAGCACTGCGAAGCGGGTGACATTCTCATACGCGACCTCATGCTCCCCGGCGATGTCCAGGCTGGAGACCTTGTCGCCGTCGCGGCCACTGGCGCCTACAACCGCTCTATGGCGAGCAACTACAACCTCGTTCCGAGACCCGCCGTCGTTGCCGTGGCCCGTGACCTGGCACCGCGCCTCATCATCCGCCGTGAGACGCTCGACGATCTGGTCTCCACCGACATGACACTCACTTCGGAGTGTGAAGTGAGCGACGGCAGCGCCGTCAGGTGGTCTTCGGGGGCGGGCCCGTCTTGA